A section of the Apodemus sylvaticus chromosome 10, mApoSyl1.1, whole genome shotgun sequence genome encodes:
- the LOC127695279 gene encoding basic salivary proline-rich protein 1-like, protein MSARRPWSGPPRPSALPEVGDSARPPPHFALAAAGPERPPLSRRAPPARRGLRARAPPGAPPRRPAAVGPWTDAASGRWLHRGRPQGAGRQVQPSRSPGARRHRERTELGAARTRGGAGRGAATGSPSGQWHPHAPANKETRRPMDSGGGTGSSGLKNICPSQANEQASQQERACVWDPKAAGFCHVVLTGTPECLQGSSRIYKHIPVHIEGL, encoded by the exons ATGTCGGCTAGGCGGCCGTGGAGCGGGCCGCCACGGCCCAGCGCGCTCCCGGAGGTCGGGGACTCAGCGCGGCCGCCGCCGCATTTTGCGCTGGCCGCCGCAGGCCCGGAAAGGCCTCCCCTCTCGCGCCGCGCCCCGCCTGCTCGCCGCGGCCTCAGAGCGCGCGCGCCGCCTGGCGCCCCGCCCCGCCGCCCGGCCGCTGTGGGCCCATGGACGGACGCGGCCTCGGGCCGCTGGCTCCACCGCGGCCGCCCCCAAGGCGCCGGCCGGCAAGTCCAGCCGTCGCGCTCACCGGGCGCCCGCCGCCACCGCGAACGAACCGAGCTGGGCGCCGCGCGCActcggggcggggcggggcggggcgcggCAACCGGCAGCCCCTCGGGCCAATGGCACCCGCACGCTCCTGCTAACAAAGAAACCCGTCGACCAATGGATAGCGGGGGCGGGACCGGGAGCAGCGGGCTCAAG AATATATGCCCCTCACAAGCAAACgagcaagcaagccagcaagaaagAGCCTGTGTGTGGGACCCAAAGGCAGCTGGATTTTGCCATGTGGTTCTGACCGGCACCCCTGAATGCCTCCAGGGAAGTAGCAGAATTTACAAACACATACCTGTTCACATAGAG GGTCTCTGA